Proteins found in one Nymphalis io chromosome 4, ilAglIoxx1.1, whole genome shotgun sequence genomic segment:
- the LOC126781856 gene encoding G1/S-specific cyclin-D3 — protein sequence MELLCAERVSPGSGESARVGPAPAPPAAASDPVLLRRRVLDNLLRTEERYAVTANYFGTVQTEITPHMRRLVAEWMLEVCEDQSCQEEVFPLAISYLDRFLSTCMVGKSQLQLLGTACLLLASKLREPSSRGLPAELLVFYTANSITLTDLCSWELLVLSKLKWDVAGVTAHDFLPLLLSRLPLRGHVNTGMVHRHAQTFIALAARDYEFTLYPASTLASCSIAAALRGLGLDGHLPRLHELTGIDLDCLQTCLEQIEEMVQNLIEERVVSAPNGQGREAAGWTPPPTQDKAHSNAATPTDVRDVHF from the exons ATGGAGCTGCTGTGTGCGGAGCGTGTGAGTCCCGGGAGCGGTGAGAGCGCACGGGTCGGGCCGGCGCCGGCGCCGCCCGCTGCTGCCTCCGACCCGGTGCTGCTGCGCCGCCGCGTGCTCGACAACTTGTTGCGCACCGAGGAGCGTTACGCCGTAACTGCTAACTACTTCGGCACCGTGCAGACCGAGATCACTCCCCACATGCGCCGACTCGTCGCCGAGTGGATGCTAGAG GTGTGTGAAGACCAGAGTTGTCAAGAAGAAGTCTTCCCTTTGGCGATTTCGTACTTGGATAGATTTTTGAGTACATGTATGGTGGGGAAAAGCCAGTTACAACTTTTGGGGACCGCCTGTTTGCTGCTCGCTTCTAAGCTACGAGAACCGAGTTCTCGCGGGCTGCCTGCTGAACTGCTCGTGTTCTACACCGCCAACAGCATCACGCTTACAGATCTCTGT AGCTGGGAGTTGTTGGTGCTATCCAAGTTGAAGTGGGACGTTGCTGGCGTGACAGCGCACGACTTCTTGCCGCTGCTGTTGTCCCGGTTGCCTCTACGAGGACATGTCAACACGGGAATGGTTCATAGGCACGCTCAGACATTCATTGCGCTGGCAGCTAGag ATTATGAGTTCACCTTGTACCCCGCTAGCACTCTGGCTTCCTGCAGCATCGCTGCTGCACTACGTGGCCTAGGATTAGACGGACATCTTCCGCGTTTACATGAATTAACTGGGATTGACCTG GATTGTCTTCAAACGTGCCTTGAACAAATTGAAGAGATGGTGCAAAACCTAATTGAAGAACGTGTCGTTTCTGCCCCAAACGGACAAGGCCGGGAGGCGGCGGGGTGGACGCCACCTCCGACCCAGGACAAGGCTCACAGTAATGCCGCCACCCCAACTGACGTCCGAGAcgtgcatttttaa